A window from Lates calcarifer isolate ASB-BC8 linkage group LG7_2, TLL_Latcal_v3, whole genome shotgun sequence encodes these proteins:
- the LOC108892847 gene encoding G-protein coupled bile acid receptor 1, producing the protein MGGSVQIPPAMDYNDSYKLLSGEQLIYAITIPLSTSIILANLFIILGIACNRQLHNTPNYFFLSLLVADLCTGVALPFIPLMGLYRELSFSSCLVAHIFPNFLFLAFLFNLVMVHYERYICIVDPLHYNNLWMHRSFPLALLVVWLPPLLYACLPAFGWNNWTGPDWNDCCCASGQNFAPLSNCSTNGTTCCSYRRVFPNAFIYLEVYGLVLPAILTIAGMTGRVLWITRGQLKDICRLHRSVERGSQASDQEQRLNLRYTRCVVAVSLTFLACWVPYLIYMHVCIAFLISDTKWSSTTHIVLSCTGIGSMAVVPLVLGLANRQYTEPAYKLLQKLRDRWRRRTQGSEEVAV; encoded by the coding sequence ATGGGAGGAAGTGTCCAGATTCCACCTGCCATGGACTACAACGACTCCTACAAGCTTCTCTCTGGAGAGCAGCTCATCTACGCCATCACCATACCCCTGTCCACCTCCATCATCCTGGCCAACCTCTTCATCATCCTTGGCATCGCCTGCAACCGGCAGCTCCACAACACGCCCAACTACTTCTTCCTCAGCCTGCTGGTGGCCGACCTGTGCACGGGCGTGGCGCTGCCCTTCATACCGTTAATGGGCCTGTACCGGGAGTTAAGTTTTAGCTCCTGCTTGGTGGCTCACATTTTCCCAAACTTCCTCTTCTTGGCGTTCCTTTTCAACCTGGTGATGGTCCACTACGAGCGCTACATTTGCATTGTCGACCCCCTGCATTACAACAACTTATGGATGCATCGAAGTTTCCCCCTGGCGTTGCTTGTGGTTTGGTTGCCGCCACTCCTGTATGCCTGCCTACCTGCTTTTGGGTGGAATAACTGGACAGGACCAGATTGGAATGACTGTTGTTGTGCAAGTGGCCAAAACTTTGCTCCACTTTCAAACTGCTCAACAAATGGAACCACCTGCTGCTCGTACCGACGAGTATTCCCTAATGCCTTCATCTACTTGGAGGTGTACGGACTCGTCCTTCCTGCTATTCTCACCATTGCTGGCATGACCGGCCGTGTTCTGTGGATCACCCGAGGCCAGCTGAAGGACATTTGTCGGCTCCATCGTTCGGTGGAGCGGGGAAGTCAGGCCTCGGACCAGGAGCAGAGGCTGAACCTGCGGTACACTCGCTGCGTGGTGGCTGTGTCACTGACCTTTCTGGCGTGCTGGGTTCCCTACCTCATTTACATGCACGTCTGCATAGCGTTCTTGATCAGTGACACCAAGTGGAGCTCCACCACTCACATCGTGCTGTCCTGCACTGGCATCGGAAGCATGGCTGTGGTGCCGCTGGTGCTCGGCCTAGCCAACAGGCAGTACACGGAACCGGCATACAAACTTCTCCAGAAACTCAGAGACAGGTGGAGGCGGAGGACGCAGGGATCAGAGGAGGTGGCAGTCTGa
- the aamp gene encoding angio-associated migratory cell protein, producing MDNTEENAIEIHGDEEIIEVIDLNETEPGPDDLADDLEDVDFEDPGNADDEGWETEDEMEAEAEQDDSELTFSKHTGSVFCVSLDPATNSLAVTGGEDDKAYVWRVSDGEVVLECTGHKDSVTCAMFSHDSSLVATGDMSGMIKVWRVETKEEIWSFEVGDLEWLEWHPCAPVLLAGTDDGNVWMWKIPAGDCKTFQSPGCQATSGKVLPDGKRAVVGYEDGTVRVWDLKQGNAIHVVKGQDGHQGALTCLACNKDGSLVLSGSVDGCAKLINTTTGKVVGAFSVEGGKAKGSRDDEDSNSVESVGFCNILPLIAVAYLDGTLAIYDVSSQVLRHRCQHEAGIVHLQWEESSSVVSTCSLDGALRLWDARSGNMVSEYRGHTAEILDFTINREASLAVTASGDNQGKVFCLQRPDR from the exons ATGGATAACACGGAGGAAAACGCGATTGAGATCCACGGGGATGAGGAAATTATTGAAGTCATCGACCTAAACGAGACGGAGCCTGGTCCTG ATGACTTGGCTGATGACCTGGAGGACGTTGACTTTGAAGATCCTGGAAACGCAGATGATGAAGGCTGGGAGACGGAGGACGAGATGGAGGCGGAGGCAGAGCAGGATGACAGCGAGCTCACTTTCTCCAAACACACTG GCTCTGTGTTTTGCGTGAGTTTGGATCCTGCGACGAACAGCTTGGCTGTaacaggaggagaagatgataAGGCCTACGTGTGGAGGGTCAGTGACGGGGAGGTTGTGCTGGAGTGCACAG GTCACAAAGACTCGGTGACATGTGCCATGTTCAGCCATGACTCCTCGCTGGTCGCCACGGGCGACATGAGCGGCATGATTAAAGTTTGGAGGGTGGAAACCAAAGAGGAGATCTGGTCCTTCGAAGTGGGCGATCTGGAG TGGTTGGAGTGGCATCCCTGCGCTCCAGTGCTGCTGGCGGGAACAGACGACGGCAATGTGTGGATGTGGAAGATCCCTGCAGGAGACTGTAAAACCTTCCAGAGTCCTGGGTGCCAGGCCACCAGCGGCAAAGTCCTGCCCGAcg GTAAACGGGCTGTGGTGGGTTACGAGGACGGGACAGTGCGAGTGTGGGACTTGAAGCAGGGCAATGCCATCCATGTCGTCAAAG GTCAGGACGGACACCAGGGAGCGCTGACCTGCCTGGCGTGCAACAAGGACGGCTCTCTGGTGCTGTCGGGGTCAGTGGACGGCTGCGCCAAGCTCATCAACACCACCACGGGCAAG gtGGTTGGAGCGTTCTCTGTGGAGGGAGGCAAAGCTAAAGGATCGAGAGACGACGAAGACTCCAACTCCGTGGAATCTGTGGGTTTCTGCAACAT CCTGCCTCTCATAGCCGTGGCGTACCTCGATGGGACTCTGGCCATATACGACGTCTCCTCACAGGTCCTGAGGCACAGGTGCCAACATGAG GCCGGTATTGTTCACCTGCAGTGGGAGGagtcttcttctgtggtgtccACCTGCAGTTTAGACGGAGCGCTGCGCTTATGGGACGCTCGCTCTGGTAACATGGTGTCTGAGTACCGCGGCCACACAGCAGAGATCCTGGACTTTACCATCAACAG ggAAGCGTCTCTCGCAGTCACCGCCTCAGGAGACAACCAGGGGAAAGTCTTCTGCCTCCAAAGACCCGACCGGTAA